The Posidoniimonas polymericola genome includes the window ACGCTGAAAGACTCAGAGCCTGAGCCGGACGTTTCGGTTGTCGTCGGTAGCGATGATGACTACCGCACCCAGCACCCCTCGACGGCTTCGTTGGTTATCGAGATCGCGATCTCGTCGGAGAAGCTCGATCGCGAGAATGCGGCAATCTACGCCGAGGCCGACGTAGATGAGTACTGGATCGTTCTTGCCGAGCAACAGTGTGTCGAGGTTTGTCGTCGTCCTATCGCGGGCAGGTACCAGGATGTTACGCTGCTCAAATCTGGGGAGAGCCTGAAGCCCCTAGCGTTTCCCTCTTTGGAGATGCCGGTCATGCAGCTTTTTCCTTCCAAGACCAAATAGCGCCGATGCCACGCTGCCCCTGGGCCGAAGTCTCGGACCTCGACCGCCTCTACCACGACCAGGAGTGGGGCGTGCCGATCCGTGGCGACGACCACTTGGCGTTCGAGATGCTCACCCTCGAGGGCGCCCAGGCGGGGCTGAGCTGGAGCACCGTGCTCGCCAAACGCGAGGGCTACCGCCGCTGCTTCGCCGGCTTCGACCCGGCCAAGGTCGCCCGCTTCACCGACAAGCGGGTGGAGAAGCTGCTGGCCGACCCGGCCATCATCCGCCACCGCGGCAAGATCGAGTCGACGGTGGGCAACGCCCGGGCGGTGCTCGACCTGCAGGACGCCGAGGGCTCGCTGTGTGACTACCTGTGGTCGTTCGTCGACGGCCGGCCGATCCAGAACCGGCTGAAGTCCATCGCCGAGGCGCCCGAACACACGCCGATTTCCACCGCGATGAGCAAGGAGCTCAAACGCCGCGGCTTCCGCTTCCTCGGCCCGACCACCTGCTACGCGTTCATGCAGGCAGCCGGCATGGTGAACGATCACCTGGTGAGCTGCCCGCGGCACAAGGTCGTGAAGGGGCTGAGCTAGACGGGACTTTCTACGCTCACACCTGTCGGCGTTTTCGCCGGTGGGGCGGTCGTAGCGACTGGAGTTGCTGCCGCACGTGTTCGAGCGCCCTCGCGAAGTCGTCGTTCTTCGGATCGGCTTGAGCCGCCTTCCGCAGCGCACGCTCGGCGGCGTCCCAGTTCTCGGCGCCCATGGCGACCTGGGCACGGTGCCACCACCTGGCGGCCCTAGATGCCGAGGCGATCGCCGCGGCGCCTTCTTCTGAAAACCAAACAAGCGATCCGCAGTGCGGACAAGTGGCGTCGCCCGGCGGCCGGGACGCCTCGATGCGCAGTTCTTTCCCGCACACGCCGCAGGTGTTGTCGTCGCCTTCTGGGGTGCGAGATGAGGGCTGCATACGCGCTGCCTGCTGAGGGAGATTGGCAATCCACCGGCTGCCGTATTCTACTCCTGTGCTTGGCCGCAATTCCACTGAAATGCCGCGACTCTAGCGAGAGCTACCGCTTGTACTCGACCCCCGCGAACCAGCCGTGCATCAGCAGGTCGCTGCTGGTTGGGTCGGCGCCGATGAAGGCCTCGTCGCCCATTTCGACGCCGGTCAGGTACAGCACCTGGTAGCCGAGTCGGGCGGTTGTGCAGCGGTTCACCTGGTAGACGCCGCCGAGCAGCGCCTCGCCGACGAACGCGACCCGCATGCGGTCCGAGCTGTAGCCGGTGCGGGAAGAGTTGCTCGAGAACTGCGACTCGTCCACCAAGGTCGACGGGTCGTCGAGGGCCAGGCGGCTGCGGGTTTCAGTGTAGCCGGAGTCTCGCTTGATGTAGTTGAAGTAGGCGCCGCCGTTCACGAAGCCCTCCACGTGGAACCGGTCGCCCAGCGTGAAGAAGTCCGCCCGCATGCCGGTCTGCAGGCCGATCAGGTGGTTGTCGACCGCCACGCCGCGGAGGACGTCGGTGATGTCGAGCGCCGGGTCGCCGATCACGCCGTCCGCCGCGTTCGGCGGGATCTGAGGCGGCTGCGCGGTGTTGTCTAGGTAGTCACTCACCCGCTCGGACAGCAGGATGAACCGCCCGCCGCCGAACAGCTTAATCGCGCCGTCGTTGACCGTTTGGGCGTTCAGCTCGACCGAGTTCAGCGACGACCGGTAGCTCAGCGACTTCTGCGACTCGAAGCCCGGCGCCGCGGGCAGCGGGCCGGGGAACGGCACGTTCGGGTCGAACGCGTTCGCCTGCCAGTTGAACACGCCCAGGTAGCCTACCTGCAGCTCGTAGCCCCTGCACTGCGGCCAGTAGCTCGAGACCATCAGCCGGGCTCCGATGCCCTCCCGCATGTTCTCGCTAACGGTCCCGGCGGCCGCCGGGTCGATCGCGATGCCGCCGGCCGTGGCGCCGGTCGCCAGCGTGTTGAGGTCGATGTTGTCGCGGAACAGGAACACGCCGTCGAACTTGCTGGTCCACCGCGGACCGACCTTGAAGGTGTCGCAGTGGCCGGGCCCGGTGCGGTAGGGCGACCCCCCCGCTCCCCAGCCCCAGTCGCACGCCCCGACGCTCGGGTCGCCGTGGGCGGCGGCCATCTGGGCGGCGAAGTCGCCGCCCGGGTACGACGTGCTGCCGGACCCCGAGGGCGAGCTGAGGCTGTACTGCACCATGCCCGCCTGGTCGGCGGACGCTTGTTCGGTGGGCGCCGCCGCCAGCAGCATGAATCCAACGGCGGCGATCCTGGCGAGTCGTCGAGGCATATCCCGATCCCTGGGCTTGCGAGCGGGCCGGTCCCTGGCCGCGCAGATGTTCGTACTCTGCGGGATTAATCGGTCGTACGCGTCACGCGATGGCAGACAAACCCGCGTCTGTGGGACAGAGCCCGTGACCGTTGCAGTTTAACGCCCCCGCACCAGCGGCGCTAGCAGCGCCAGCAGCGCGTCGATCTGCTCGTCGGCCCCGACGCTCACCCGCAGGCCGTCGCCCCAGTGGTCGTAGCGCATGTACCGCACCAGCACGCCCTGCGACTTGAGGTCGAGGTACAGCTCCTCGTGGGACAGCGTCGGGTGGACGGCCCACACGAAGTTGGCCTGCGAGTCGGTGACCGCGAAGCCGAGCTCGCCGAGCGCCGCCGCCAGCCGGCCGCGGGTCGCCCGCACCTTGGCCACGTTTTCCACGAGCCACGCCTGGTCGTCGATGGCGGCCGTCGCGCCGGCGATCGCAAGCGCGTCACAGTTGTAGCTGTCCTTGACCTTTGCCATCTGCTCGATGATCGCGGGTTGAGCGACCACGTAGCCGAACCGCAGGCCGGCCAGCGCGTAGCTCTTGGAAAGCGTGCGGCTGACCATCACCCGCTCGTTGGTCCGCACCAGGTCCAGGCAGTTAGAGTCGGCGAAGTCGACGTAGGCCTCGTCGACCAGCAGCGGGCAGGGGAGGGCGTCGGCGATGGCGGCCACCTCGCCCGGCTGCAGCACCGTGCCGGACGGGCTGTTGGGGTTGGCCAGGTAGGCCAGCTTCAGCCGCTCGGCCGGCGCGACAAACTCGTAGCCGAGCGTCCAGTCCCGCTCGTACCGCACGACGTCCTGCACGGCGCCCTGGATCTCGGCCAGGGTCTTGTACAGCACGTAGCTCGGCGTGGCGTAGCGGACGGCGTCGTTCTCGCCGACGAAGGTCCGCGTGGCGATGGTCAGGATGTCGTCGCTGCCGTTGCCGCACAGGATCCAGTCGGGGTCGACCCCCAGCACATCGCCGGCGCGCATCCGGAACGCCGTGCCCGACGCGTCGGGGTACTTCTGCAGCCCGGCCTGCGCGGCGCGGGTGATCGCCTCGGTAACCTTGGGCGAGGCCGGGTACGGGTTCTCGTTGGTGTTGAGCTTGATGACCTTGGTCCCCTTGGGCTGCTCGCCTGGGGTGTAGCCGGTCATCGCTTGAATGTCGGGTCGGGCGTAGTTCATGGTCTTGGGGGGACGCGACTTTTGTCCCCTATTCGCACATCGATTTATAGGGACAAAAGTCGGGCTCGTTCTGGCGGGCCGACTTTTGTCCCTTCTTGTTTGCTAAGGGGGGACAAAACTCTCCGGCCTAAGGGTTCGCTCTCGCGTCACTTCTCGACGCGTTCAGAGCGACTCTGTCCAACCATTTGACCGCGCTTGCCGGTTGCTTTCTACAACGAAGTGGGTCGGTTTGGAAACTATTCTTGGGGCGCGTTCCAGGGGAAACGCTGCGCCCGCTAGCCGATGGACTACATCCATCGGGTGCCCCGGGGTTGGGTCTTCCATGAGGGCAACCTCAACACCGGGATCGTCCGACGGATGTAATCCGTCGGCTGCCGACGATTGGCCCACGCCGGTTAATGCCGCTAGCCCAGCCGCCGGGTGACCGTCGCCGCGTGGGCGGTCAGGCCTTCCTTCTCGGCGATGCGGACGATGTCCTCGGCGTTCTGTTTCAGGTCCTGTTCGCTCCACGAAATCACGCTGTTGGAACGCAGGAAGTCGTTGCTCGACAAGCCGCTGGCGAACCGCGCGGTCGAGCCGGTCGGCAGCACGTGCGACGGGCCGGCGGCGTAGTCGCCCACCGGCACGGGGCTGTGCGGGCCGAGGAACACCGCGCCGGCGCAGCGGATCTTGGCGAGCAACTCCTCGGGCTCGGCGCACGCGATGTGCAGGTGCTCGGTCGCCAGCAGGTCGGCGATCTGGGCGGCGTGGTCGCGGTCGTTGACAATGATAAAGGCTCCGAACTCCTCGAGCGACTGCCGCGCGAGGTCGCCCCGCTCCAGCTCCTCGAGCTGCTGCCGCACCGCCACGTTTACCTCGGCCACGAGCGGCTCGTGCCAGGTGATGAGCACCGCCGAGCCGGGGGCGTGCTCGGCCTGCGCGATCAGGTCGGCCGCGGCGTGCTCCGGCGGGGTGTTCTCGTCGGCGATCACGATCACTTCGCTCGGCCCGGCGATCGAGTCGATGTCGACCTCGCCGTAGACGTGCTTCTTGGCGAGCGCGACGAACAGGTTGCCCGGGCCAACAATCATGTCGACCTGCGGCAGTCTGTCGCCCAGCCCGTAGGCCATCGCCGCCACGGCCTGCGCGCCGCCGGCGCGGTACACCTCGGTGACGCCGATCTCGTGGCAGGTCGCCAGCAGGTCCTGGTTGTAGCTGCCGAACTTGGTGGGCGGCGCAACCACCGCCAGCTCCTGCACGCCGGCGGCCTGCGCCGGCACGGCGGTCATCAGCACGGTGGACGGGTAGGCCGCCGCACCGCCCGGCACACAGATGCCGACCCGCGCGAGCGGCAGGTAGCGTTGCCGCAGGAAGCCGCCGCCGGGCGTAGGGATCTCGACGTCCGAGTGCAGGATGGCGGTCTGGAACCGCAGGATGTTCTCGCGGATCCGCTGCACGGTCGCCAGGAATTCCGGGTCGGCCGCCGCGTGCGCCGCTTTGAGTTCTTCGGCCGGGACGCGGAGCTGATCGGCGGTGAGCTCGGCGCCGTCCAGCTTGGCGGAGTACTCGAGCACCGCGTCGACCCCCTGCTCGCGGACCTCGCGGCAGATCCGCTCGACCACCTGCACCGGCGTTAGCGGCTCGCCGAAGACTTCGATCGTCTTGCGGCGGCCGGCCTCGCTCACTACGTTGCCCTCGGGGGCCAGGCGCTGGCGGAGTTCATCGATCGCGGCGGCGGCGCCGGGCTGGCGGGCATCGATACGGAGCATGCTGGAACGGTGCGGGGATGGGAGACTGCGGGGCGGAGTTGATAGATTAGTTAAGCGTACCGGCCAATTGACCGTTGTTCTAGCCGTGCCGAAGGGCGGTCCCACCCCTTGCGAGGTGGGCTGCTCCCCAAGCTGGCACTCGAAACCCCGCGCGTACCGCCCCCGAAATGATCGACCTCCGCAGCGATACTGTCACCCGCCCGACGCCGGGCATGCTCAAGGCGATGGCCGACGCCGAGGTGGGCGACGACGTCTTCGGCGAGGACCCCACGGTCCTCCGCCTGCAGGCCCGGGTGGCCGAGCTGCTCGGCATGGAGGACGCCCTGTTTGTGCCGTCGGGCACGATGGGCAACCAGATCGGCATCCGCCTGCACTGCCGCGGCGGCGACGAGTTCCTGTGCGAGCAGAACGCGCACGTCTTCCAATACGAGCAGGCGGCGTTCGCCCAGCTGTTTGGCATCTGTGCGCAGATCGTGCCGACCCCCGACGGGCTGCTGACGCCCGAGCTGCTGGAGGACCGCGTCCGCCCCGACAACGACCACGCGCCGCGGACCCGTCTGGTCTGCCTAGAGAACACCCACAACCGCAAGGGGGGCCGCACCCTGCCGCAGGCCGGCGTCGAGCGGGTGTGCGAGTGGGCCCAGCAGCAGGGCCTCGCCCGGCACCTCGACGGCGCGCGGTTCTGGAACGCGTGCGTCGCGGCGGGCAACTCGCCGGCCGAGCTGGTCGCGCCGTTCGACACGGTGAGCGTCTGCTTCAGCAAGGGGCTCGGGGCGCCGGTCGGCAGCGCGATCTGCGGGCCGAAGGAATTGATCCGCGAGGCGCGGCGGGTCCGCAAGGCGCTCGGCGGCGGCTGGCGGCAGGCGGGCGTGCTGGCCGCGGCCGCGCTGTACGCGCTCGACCACCACTACGACCGCCTGGCCGACGACCACGCGCACGCGCAGCTGCTGGCCGCCGCCGTGCGGGAGTCGCCCGGCCTGTCGCTGGTCGACGGCAGCTGCGACACCAACCTGGTGATCCTCGAGGTCGACCCGGTTCACGCCAGCGGCGCCGACTTCCACCGGCGGCTCACGGAGGCCGGCGTTGGCTGCTTCCAGATCGGCAAGCAGCGGATCCGGCTGGTGACCCACCTTGATCTCACGGCCGAGCAGGTAGCCGAGGCCGCGGAGATCATCGGTCAATTAGCGGGTTAGCTTCGAGCCTCTCCGCGCCGGTTTGCCTGATGGCAGCCCAACTCGCCAGAGGTGGGACGGCGCACCGGTTCGGTCCCACCCCTGGCGGGGTGGGCTGCACGGTGCTTGGGCTGCTCTAGCTCGCGGCCTGACGAGCGTTTTGGCGGCCCAGGAGCCACCGCAGGGTGAGGGTGCTCACGATGCCGACCACGCACGCACCGCCCAAGAACCAGTACAGCAGGTGGAACCCGGTCGCCTCGCCGGGCCAGCGGTCGAGCAGCCAGCCGCCGAGCTTCGGCATAAAAATCTCTGGCGTGAAGCCGAGCAGCGACACCACGCCGACCGCCGTGCCGGTCATGTCGGCGGGGATGTGCGACTCCTCGAGCAGTGCGAAGTAGACGCCCCGCAGCGCGAAGAACCCCAGGCAGCCGGTCAGCACCGCGGTCCACAGCATCCAGGCGTGGGCGGCCGATGGCGCGGCGAACACCAACGCTATGTACGACCCGCCTGCCAAAGCGAAGCACGCGATCAGCACCCGCGACGAGCTGAACCGGTCGGCCAGCAGGCCGGCGCCGACCGCGGCGAACGCGCGGCTGAACGCGGCGTACTTGACCAGGTTGGCGGCGTCGACGTCGGTCCAGCCCCACACGTCGGCGGCAAACTGAGAGTAGTAGTCGATGCCCTTGAATGCGCTGTAGGCGGCGACGATGATCAGCGACTGCAGCCACACGGCCGGCATCCGCACGACCGCCAGCACCTTGGCGAACGCCTCGCGGCGGCTGGACCGCTCGCCCGTCTCCTCGACCGGCTCGGGAACGAACAGCCAGGTGAACACCGCCGCGGCGACGCACGCCCCAACGTAGACGTACACCGTGCTGCGGATCGCGGCGGTCTTCTCGGCGAGCGTGGCGGTCTGTTCAGCGACCGGCATGAGCAGTTCGAACAACGCCACCGCCATCAGCGACAGCAAGAACGCCAGCAGCCCGCGGCCGCCGTCGAGGATTCCAAAGGCCATGCCCTGCTCGTCGTCGCCGCCCCATTGGCGCGTCGCTTTGATGAGCGCGGCCCAGAACGGCAGGATGGTCGAGAACCCCCAGAAGGCATAGAGCCAGTTCATCGTGGCGATCGAAGGGCTGAAGAGCAACGCCAGGCCGCCAGCGCCGGTCATCAGCAGCGAGGTCGGCAGCAGCACCCGCACCGGGAACCGGTCGGCCAGCACGCCCCCCAGCGGGTAGGCAATGGTCGCGACCACGCCGTAGATCGCCAGCATGTCGCCCAGCTCGGTCTGGGTAAGGGCGAAGACCTCGACAAACGAGGGCCGGAAGTAACGGATGATGTGGAACGGCAGCGTGAAGATCGCCTCGCCGGCGACAATCAGGCTGAGCATCGTCAGCACGCGGCGCACGCTCCACGGGTCGTGGTGCGGCTGGCGGTGCGGCCGCGCGTCGGGCGCATCTGGCGGAGAGGACTGGGGCACAGCCCACGATTGTAGCAGGCATCTGCCGCCGACGCGCACGCCAATCTGACGCGGTTACTGCTCGCTGAGGTACCCGTCTTTCAGCCGCACGTAGTTGCCGGGCGAGTACTTCAGGTGCTCGCGCTCGGCGTCGGTCAGTGGCCGCAGCACGCGGGCCGGATTGCCGACGTAGACGCTCCCGCTCTCGAGCCGCTTGCCGGGCGGCACCAGGCAGCCGGCGCCGATCATCACGTCGTCCTCGACGACGGCGCCGTCGTTGACGATCGCGCCGATGCCGACCAGCACCCGGTCGCCAACCGTGCAGCCGTGCAGCACCGCGCGGTGCCCGATCACGACATCCTCGCCGATGGTCAGGGGGAAGCCGCCCGGGTTGAACCGGCTGTCGTGCGTCGTGTGCAGCACGACGCCGTCTTGCACGTTGCTGCGGGCGCCGAGGGTGATCGCCATCAGGTCGCCGCGGACAATCGCCCCCGGCCACACCGAGCAGTCGTCGCCCAGCGTGACGTCGCCGATGACGGTCGCCTGGGAATCGATGTAGACCCGCGCGCCGAGCTGCGGGGTGAAGCCGTGGTGGGGGCGGAGGTGCTGC containing:
- the hisD gene encoding histidinol dehydrogenase translates to MLRIDARQPGAAAAIDELRQRLAPEGNVVSEAGRRKTIEVFGEPLTPVQVVERICREVREQGVDAVLEYSAKLDGAELTADQLRVPAEELKAAHAAADPEFLATVQRIRENILRFQTAILHSDVEIPTPGGGFLRQRYLPLARVGICVPGGAAAYPSTVLMTAVPAQAAGVQELAVVAPPTKFGSYNQDLLATCHEIGVTEVYRAGGAQAVAAMAYGLGDRLPQVDMIVGPGNLFVALAKKHVYGEVDIDSIAGPSEVIVIADENTPPEHAAADLIAQAEHAPGSAVLITWHEPLVAEVNVAVRQQLEELERGDLARQSLEEFGAFIIVNDRDHAAQIADLLATEHLHIACAEPEELLAKIRCAGAVFLGPHSPVPVGDYAAGPSHVLPTGSTARFASGLSSNDFLRSNSVISWSEQDLKQNAEDIVRIAEKEGLTAHAATVTRRLG
- a CDS encoding threonine aldolase family protein, encoding MIDLRSDTVTRPTPGMLKAMADAEVGDDVFGEDPTVLRLQARVAELLGMEDALFVPSGTMGNQIGIRLHCRGGDEFLCEQNAHVFQYEQAAFAQLFGICAQIVPTPDGLLTPELLEDRVRPDNDHAPRTRLVCLENTHNRKGGRTLPQAGVERVCEWAQQQGLARHLDGARFWNACVAAGNSPAELVAPFDTVSVCFSKGLGAPVGSAICGPKELIREARRVRKALGGGWRQAGVLAAAALYALDHHYDRLADDHAHAQLLAAAVRESPGLSLVDGSCDTNLVILEVDPVHASGADFHRRLTEAGVGCFQIGKQRIRLVTHLDLTAEQVAEAAEIIGQLAG
- a CDS encoding Uma2 family endonuclease — its product is MSIVSNILDIPDVRALCHRMTVEQYRRAAEEGLIEEKTELIRGVVLDKMSKSPLHGWLLQFLAKWLHGAIESGWTVRLDQPLTLKDSEPEPDVSVVVGSDDDYRTQHPSTASLVIEIAISSEKLDRENAAIYAEADVDEYWIVLAEQQCVEVCRRPIAGRYQDVTLLKSGESLKPLAFPSLEMPVMQLFPSKTK
- the hisC gene encoding histidinol-phosphate transaminase, whose translation is MNYARPDIQAMTGYTPGEQPKGTKVIKLNTNENPYPASPKVTEAITRAAQAGLQKYPDASGTAFRMRAGDVLGVDPDWILCGNGSDDILTIATRTFVGENDAVRYATPSYVLYKTLAEIQGAVQDVVRYERDWTLGYEFVAPAERLKLAYLANPNSPSGTVLQPGEVAAIADALPCPLLVDEAYVDFADSNCLDLVRTNERVMVSRTLSKSYALAGLRFGYVVAQPAIIEQMAKVKDSYNCDALAIAGATAAIDDQAWLVENVAKVRATRGRLAAALGELGFAVTDSQANFVWAVHPTLSHEELYLDLKSQGVLVRYMRYDHWGDGLRVSVGADEQIDALLALLAPLVRGR
- a CDS encoding DNA-3-methyladenine glycosylase I, which gives rise to MPRCPWAEVSDLDRLYHDQEWGVPIRGDDHLAFEMLTLEGAQAGLSWSTVLAKREGYRRCFAGFDPAKVARFTDKRVEKLLADPAIIRHRGKIESTVGNARAVLDLQDAEGSLCDYLWSFVDGRPIQNRLKSIAEAPEHTPISTAMSKELKRRGFRFLGPTTCYAFMQAAGMVNDHLVSCPRHKVVKGLS
- a CDS encoding MFS transporter; protein product: MPQSSPPDAPDARPHRQPHHDPWSVRRVLTMLSLIVAGEAIFTLPFHIIRYFRPSFVEVFALTQTELGDMLAIYGVVATIAYPLGGVLADRFPVRVLLPTSLLMTGAGGLALLFSPSIATMNWLYAFWGFSTILPFWAALIKATRQWGGDDEQGMAFGILDGGRGLLAFLLSLMAVALFELLMPVAEQTATLAEKTAAIRSTVYVYVGACVAAAVFTWLFVPEPVEETGERSSRREAFAKVLAVVRMPAVWLQSLIIVAAYSAFKGIDYYSQFAADVWGWTDVDAANLVKYAAFSRAFAAVGAGLLADRFSSSRVLIACFALAGGSYIALVFAAPSAAHAWMLWTAVLTGCLGFFALRGVYFALLEESHIPADMTGTAVGVVSLLGFTPEIFMPKLGGWLLDRWPGEATGFHLLYWFLGGACVVGIVSTLTLRWLLGRQNARQAAS
- a CDS encoding gamma carbonic anhydrase family protein, whose translation is MPQHLRPHHGFTPQLGARVYIDSQATVIGDVTLGDDCSVWPGAIVRGDLMAITLGARSNVQDGVVLHTTHDSRFNPGGFPLTIGEDVVIGHRAVLHGCTVGDRVLVGIGAIVNDGAVVEDDVMIGAGCLVPPGKRLESGSVYVGNPARVLRPLTDAEREHLKYSPGNYVRLKDGYLSEQ